A genomic region of Leptospira mtsangambouensis contains the following coding sequences:
- a CDS encoding dihydrolipoyl dehydrogenase, whose protein sequence is MKEYDIIVIGAGAGTKLVTPPSKIGKRVAVFEKETPGGTCLNRGCIPSKMVIYPSELMRMAEGTEKYPVFFKEKPVADVTKIFKRVNEAVKSDSDSIPIAYEKNPNIDYYPKQVRFIAERILSDGEETYTAKHIFIVTGTRPNIPDIPGLKTTPFWTSREALSPDKFPKSLIIIGAGFISLELGAAYKAYGSDVIGLTRTDVLRTADGEIKKELNKHLPFPIESHYQIETVEFKDGLFFVTGWNDQGKKTTHSAELLLVATGIRPNTDDLGLEHTKIKTNVSGYIQVNDHLETTEPGIYAFGDVIGRYFFRHSANFEGEYLFDLLYGKKENQPIQYPPMPEAVFTHPQIASVGFTEEELLQKQIPYYKGVNPYSSSATGMARMSDSGFVKVLVSKETEQVLGAHIIGEEAANLIHQILLGMYLKAKLDDYLGMIYIHPAISEITRNAFRKVKEEKLKGAK, encoded by the coding sequence ATGAAAGAATATGACATCATTGTCATTGGGGCGGGGGCAGGAACCAAACTTGTAACCCCACCTTCCAAAATCGGAAAACGAGTCGCTGTTTTTGAAAAGGAAACTCCGGGAGGGACTTGTCTCAATCGGGGTTGTATTCCTTCCAAAATGGTGATTTATCCTTCAGAACTCATGCGTATGGCAGAGGGTACGGAAAAATACCCTGTATTTTTTAAAGAGAAACCTGTAGCTGATGTCACAAAAATTTTCAAACGAGTGAACGAGGCGGTAAAATCAGATTCCGATTCCATTCCCATCGCTTACGAAAAAAATCCAAATATTGACTATTACCCAAAACAAGTTCGATTCATCGCTGAACGTATCCTATCCGATGGAGAAGAAACTTATACCGCCAAACATATATTCATTGTTACAGGGACAAGACCCAATATCCCAGATATCCCTGGACTAAAAACAACTCCGTTTTGGACTTCGAGAGAGGCACTGTCTCCAGACAAATTTCCAAAATCACTCATCATCATTGGTGCCGGATTTATTTCTTTGGAACTGGGTGCAGCTTACAAGGCCTATGGTTCGGATGTAATCGGACTTACACGAACAGATGTTTTGCGAACAGCTGATGGTGAGATCAAAAAGGAATTAAATAAACATTTACCATTCCCCATCGAATCTCATTATCAAATCGAAACAGTAGAATTCAAAGATGGTCTTTTTTTTGTCACAGGGTGGAACGACCAAGGAAAAAAAACCACCCATTCCGCAGAGCTGCTTCTAGTGGCCACGGGTATTCGACCGAATACGGACGATCTTGGACTCGAACATACTAAAATCAAAACAAACGTTAGTGGATACATCCAAGTGAATGATCACTTAGAAACCACAGAACCTGGAATTTATGCTTTCGGCGATGTGATCGGAAGGTATTTTTTTCGCCATAGTGCCAATTTTGAAGGGGAATATCTTTTTGACCTTTTGTATGGAAAAAAAGAAAACCAACCCATCCAATACCCTCCTATGCCGGAAGCAGTATTCACACACCCTCAAATTGCAAGTGTTGGATTCACAGAAGAGGAACTCCTCCAAAAACAAATTCCCTATTACAAAGGTGTAAACCCCTATTCTTCCAGTGCCACAGGGATGGCAAGAATGTCCGATTCCGGATTTGTGAAAGTGTTAGTTTCCAAAGAAACCGAACAGGTACTAGGTGCTCATATCATAGGTGAGGAAGCAGCAAACCTCATACACCAAATCCTACTTGGGATGTATTTAAAAGCCAAATTAGATGATTATTTGGGAATGATCTATATCCACCCTGCCATTTCTGAGATCACAAGAAATGCTTTTCGAAAAGTAAAAGAAGAAAAACTGAAAGGTGCCAAATGA
- a CDS encoding rhodanese-related sulfurtransferase, giving the protein MKKFLFNRYDKETLKKRVEMDTRERRVISFYRYVKLEDPIQFRDKLYDAFEDLGILGRIYLAKEGINAQFSIPIENYEALRSAVDSIPELNKIYFNDAVEDKKESFIKLAIKVRKKIVADGLDDSKFDPSDVGTHLTPLEFHDAISEPGVVVVDLRNNYESEVGHFENAILPDVGTFREELPLVEDLLKENKDKKILLYCTGGIRCEKASAYLKYKGFSKVHQLRGGIINYAKAVQDAGIPSKFKGKNFVFDDRLGERVTDDVLTVCYTCGKPSDRHTNCANLGCHVLLVQCEDCSKELLGCCSEECKNIILLPEDMQKNLRKENIKNKKYPTHHLTRKLVGR; this is encoded by the coding sequence ATGAAAAAGTTTTTATTCAACCGTTATGACAAAGAAACCTTAAAAAAACGTGTGGAAATGGACACAAGAGAACGTCGTGTCATTTCCTTTTATCGTTATGTGAAATTGGAAGACCCAATTCAATTTCGGGACAAACTTTATGATGCCTTTGAAGATTTAGGTATTCTCGGTAGAATATATTTAGCAAAAGAAGGGATCAATGCCCAATTTTCAATCCCGATCGAAAACTATGAAGCACTACGTTCGGCAGTTGATTCAATTCCCGAACTAAACAAAATCTATTTTAACGATGCTGTCGAAGACAAAAAAGAAAGTTTTATCAAACTCGCCATTAAGGTTCGCAAAAAAATTGTAGCTGATGGACTTGATGATTCAAAATTTGATCCTTCGGATGTTGGAACTCACCTAACACCTCTCGAGTTTCATGATGCCATTTCCGAACCTGGTGTGGTTGTGGTGGATTTACGAAATAATTATGAATCCGAAGTAGGACATTTTGAGAATGCCATTCTACCTGATGTGGGAACGTTTAGAGAAGAATTACCTCTTGTGGAAGATCTCTTAAAAGAAAACAAAGATAAAAAAATTCTACTCTACTGCACCGGTGGGATTCGTTGTGAAAAAGCCAGCGCCTATTTAAAATACAAAGGTTTTTCCAAAGTCCACCAATTGCGTGGAGGGATCATCAATTATGCAAAGGCAGTCCAAGATGCTGGTATCCCTTCTAAGTTCAAAGGGAAGAACTTTGTTTTTGATGATCGTTTGGGGGAAAGAGTGACAGATGATGTTCTAACCGTTTGTTATACTTGTGGAAAACCGAGTGATCGACATACCAACTGTGCCAATCTTGGTTGCCATGTTCTTCTTGTTCAATGTGAAGATTGTTCTAAAGAACTTCTTGGTTGTTGTTCCGAGGAATGTAAAAATATCATCTTACTCCCAGAAGATATGCAAAAAAACTTACGAAAAGAAAATATCAAAAATAAAAAGTATCCGACACACCATCTAACAAGGAAACTAGTAGGAAGATAA